The Streptococcus oralis Uo5 genome includes a window with the following:
- the vex3 gene encoding ABC transporter permease subunit Vex3 gives MLHNAFAYVTRKFFKSIVIFLIILLMASLSLVGLSIKGATAKASQETFKNITNSFSMQINRRVNQGTPRGSGNIKGEDIKKITENKAIESYVKRINAIGDLTGYDLIETPETKKNLTADRAKRFGSSLMITGVNDSSKEDKFVSGSYKLVEGEHLTNDDKDKILMHKDLAAKHGWKVGDKVKLDSNIYDADNEKGAKETVEVTIKGLFDGHNKSAVTYSQELYENTAITDIHTAAKLYGYTEDTAIYGDATFFVTADKNLDDVMKELNGISGINWKSYTLVKSSSNYPALEQSISGMYKMANLLFWGSLSFSVLLLALLLSLWINARRKEVGILLSIGLKQASILGQFITESILIAIPALVSAYFLANYTARAIGNTVLANVTSGVAKQASKAAQASNLGGGAEVDGFSKTLSSLDISIQTSDFIIVFVLALVLVVLVMALASSNLLRKQPKELLLDSE, from the coding sequence ATGTTACACAACGCATTTGCCTATGTTACAAGGAAGTTTTTCAAATCGATTGTTATCTTCCTGATTATTCTCCTCATGGCGAGCTTGAGTTTGGTCGGCTTGTCGATCAAGGGAGCTACTGCCAAGGCTTCTCAGGAGACATTTAAAAATATCACCAATAGCTTCTCCATGCAAATCAATCGTCGCGTCAACCAAGGAACACCACGTGGTTCAGGGAATATCAAGGGTGAGGATATCAAAAAAATCACCGAAAATAAGGCCATCGAGTCTTATGTTAAACGTATCAACGCTATCGGAGATTTAACTGGATATGACCTTATCGAAACGCCAGAAACCAAGAAAAATCTCACTGCAGACCGTGCCAAACGGTTTGGAAGCAGTTTGATGATTACAGGTGTTAATGACTCCTCAAAAGAAGATAAGTTTGTCTCTGGCTCATATAAGCTGGTTGAAGGTGAGCACCTAACCAACGACGACAAAGACAAGATCCTCATGCACAAGGACTTGGCTGCTAAACACGGTTGGAAAGTCGGAGATAAGGTCAAACTAGACTCCAATATCTACGATGCAGACAATGAAAAAGGAGCCAAGGAAACAGTTGAAGTGACAATCAAGGGACTCTTTGATGGTCACAATAAGTCAGCAGTAACCTACTCACAAGAACTCTATGAAAATACAGCTATCACAGACATTCACACTGCTGCAAAACTTTATGGATACACAGAAGACACAGCTATTTATGGGGATGCAACCTTCTTTGTAACAGCAGACAAGAACTTGGATGATGTTATGAAAGAGTTGAATGGCATCAGCGGTATCAACTGGAAGAGCTATACACTTGTTAAGAGCTCATCTAACTACCCAGCTCTTGAGCAATCCATCTCTGGTATGTACAAGATGGCCAACCTCCTCTTCTGGGGTAGCTTGAGCTTCTCAGTCCTTCTCCTTGCCCTCTTGCTCAGTCTTTGGATCAACGCCCGTCGCAAGGAAGTGGGAATTCTCCTCTCTATTGGTCTCAAGCAGGCAAGTATCTTGGGTCAATTCATCACTGAATCGATCTTGATTGCCATCCCTGCTCTTGTTTCTGCTTACTTCCTAGCTAACTATACAGCTCGTGCAATCGGAAACACCGTCCTTGCCAATGTTACTTCAGGTGTTGCCAAGCAAGCCAGCAAGGCAGCTCAAGCCTCTAACCTTGGTGGTGGTGCAGAAGTAGATGGCTTTAGCAAGACCTTGTCGAGCCTAGACATTTCCATTCAGACATCAGACTTTATCATCGTCTTTGTCCTTGCCTTGGTTCTAGTGGTTCTCGTTATGGCGCTTGCTTCAAGCAATCTCCTCAGAAAACAACCAAAAGAGCTCTTGCTCGATAGCGAATAA
- the vex2 gene encoding ABC transporter ATP-binding subunit Vex2 translates to MTLLQLQDVTYRYKNTAEAVLYQIKYNFEPGKFYSIIGESGAGKSTLLSLLAGLDSPVEGSILFQGEDIRNKGYSYHRMHHISLVFQNYNLIDYLSPLENIRLVNKKASKDTLLELGLDESQIKRNVLQLSGGQQQRVAIARSLVSEAPVILADEPTGNLDPKTAGDIIELLKSLAEKTGKCVIVVTHSKEVAQASDITLELKDKKLTETRNTTK, encoded by the coding sequence ATGACTTTATTACAATTGCAAGATGTTACCTACCGTTATAAGAACACTGCTGAGGCAGTTTTATATCAGATCAAGTATAATTTTGAACCCGGAAAGTTTTATAGTATCATTGGTGAGTCAGGAGCAGGAAAATCCACTCTCTTGTCCCTACTCGCTGGCCTAGATAGTCCTGTTGAAGGTTCTATCCTTTTCCAAGGAGAGGACATTCGGAATAAGGGATATTCTTACCATCGCATGCACCATATTTCTCTGGTCTTTCAAAATTATAACTTGATAGATTATCTTTCTCCGCTGGAAAATATCCGCTTGGTCAACAAAAAAGCCAGCAAGGATACGCTTCTTGAACTTGGTTTGGATGAAAGTCAGATCAAGCGGAACGTTCTCCAGTTATCAGGTGGTCAACAGCAACGTGTTGCTATTGCTCGCAGTTTGGTTTCAGAAGCTCCAGTTATTCTAGCTGATGAGCCAACAGGAAATCTGGACCCTAAAACTGCTGGAGATATTATCGAACTGCTCAAGTCACTTGCTGAGAAAACAGGTAAATGTGTGATTGTCGTCACCCACAGTAAAGAAGTGGCACAAGCGTCAGATATTACACTTGAATTGAAGGATAAGAAACTGACTGAAACTCGCAACACTACAAAATAA
- a CDS encoding ABC transporter permease, translating to MNPIQRAWAYVSRKRLRSFILFLILFVLLAGISACLTLMKSNKTVESNLYKSLNTSFSIKKIENGQTFKLSDLASVSKIKGLENVSPELETVAKLKDKEAVSGEQSVERDDLSAADKNLVSLTALEDSSKDVTFTSSAFNLKEGRHLQKGDSKKILIHEELVKKNGLSLHDKIRLDAGQSESGKGQTVEFEIVGIFSGKKQEKFTGLSSDFSENQVFTDYESSQTLLGNSEPQVSAARFYVENPKEMDGLMKQVENLALESQGYQVEKENKAFEQIKDSVATFQTFLTIFLYGMLIAGAGALILVLSLWLRERIYEVGILLALGKGKSSIFLQFCLEVVLVSIGALLPAFVAGNAITSYLLQTVLASGDQASLQDTLAKASGLSTSLLSFAESYVFLLLIGCLSVALCFLFLFRKSPKEILSSIS from the coding sequence ATGAATCCAATCCAAAGAGCTTGGGCTTATGTCAGCAGAAAACGACTGAGAAGTTTTATTTTATTTCTGATTTTATTTGTCCTTTTAGCAGGAATTTCAGCCTGTTTGACGCTGATGAAGTCCAACAAAACAGTGGAAAGCAATCTTTACAAATCACTCAATACCTCTTTTTCTATCAAAAAGATAGAAAATGGACAGACCTTCAAGTTATCGGACCTAGCATCCGTGAGCAAGATTAAGGGACTGGAAAATGTCTCTCCTGAACTCGAGACGGTCGCAAAACTAAAAGACAAGGAAGCAGTGAGTGGTGAGCAGAGCGTCGAACGTGATGACTTGTCAGCTGCGGACAAGAATTTAGTTAGCTTAACGGCTCTCGAGGATTCATCCAAAGATGTCACCTTTACCAGTTCGGCTTTCAATCTAAAAGAAGGGCGACACCTTCAAAAAGGGGACTCCAAGAAAATCCTTATCCACGAAGAGTTGGTCAAGAAGAACGGTCTTTCGCTTCATGATAAGATTCGCTTGGATGCTGGTCAGTCAGAATCTGGTAAAGGGCAGACAGTTGAGTTTGAAATTGTCGGCATCTTTTCTGGAAAAAAACAAGAGAAGTTCACAGGCTTGTCTTCTGACTTCAGTGAAAACCAAGTCTTTACAGACTATGAAAGCAGCCAAACCCTTTTGGGAAATAGTGAACCGCAGGTCAGTGCAGCGCGCTTCTATGTAGAAAATCCTAAGGAAATGGACGGACTCATGAAGCAGGTGGAAAACTTGGCTTTAGAAAGTCAAGGCTACCAAGTCGAGAAGGAAAACAAGGCCTTTGAACAAATCAAAGACTCAGTGGCAACCTTCCAAACCTTCCTCACCATCTTCCTTTATGGGATGTTGATAGCAGGAGCAGGAGCCTTAATTTTGGTCTTGTCTCTCTGGTTGAGAGAAAGGATCTACGAAGTAGGGATTCTTCTGGCACTAGGAAAAGGCAAGAGTTCAATCTTCCTACAATTCTGTTTAGAGGTAGTTTTGGTATCAATCGGAGCTTTGCTTCCAGCATTTGTTGCAGGAAACGCCATCACATCCTATCTGCTCCAAACTGTACTAGCCAGTGGAGATCAGGCAAGCTTACAGGACACGCTGGCCAAAGCAAGCGGTCTATCAACCAGTCTCCTATCCTTTGCAGAATCCTATGTCTTTCTGCTCTTGATTGGTTGCTTGTCCGTAGCCCTTTGTTTCCTATTCTTATTTAGAAAATCGCCGAAAGAAATTTTATCATCTATTAGTTAA
- a CDS encoding CPBP family intramembrane glutamic endopeptidase — translation MVNELQRIMSAFIQILFIILLPSIWWFMTTRGKVPFMEWIGLKAIKRVKTLHLILWMVGGFSLFTIFSILIFPLTSGLETATSAFSAMGSKALPSILIYSILQTSLPEELLFRGFLLKRMANHMPFVFANTIQAFAFGLLHGVLFASVVSLGVTFFIVFFTGAIAAYLGFVNEKIAGGSILPSWLMHATANILSGLVSAFSLL, via the coding sequence ATGGTTAATGAACTTCAACGAATAATGAGCGCCTTTATTCAAATTCTCTTTATTATTTTACTACCTTCTATCTGGTGGTTTATGACTACGAGGGGGAAAGTTCCATTTATGGAATGGATCGGACTAAAAGCTATCAAAAGAGTAAAAACTTTGCATCTGATTTTATGGATGGTGGGGGGATTTTCCTTATTTACTATTTTTTCTATCCTTATCTTTCCTCTTACTAGTGGTCTAGAAACAGCTACTTCGGCTTTTTCTGCTATGGGTTCTAAGGCTTTACCAAGTATTCTAATTTACAGTATTTTGCAAACATCTTTACCAGAGGAACTATTATTTAGAGGTTTTCTACTGAAACGAATGGCAAATCACATGCCGTTTGTCTTTGCAAATACCATACAGGCCTTCGCTTTTGGATTGCTTCATGGAGTATTGTTTGCTTCAGTAGTGAGTTTGGGAGTCACTTTTTTCATTGTATTTTTTACTGGAGCAATAGCAGCTTATCTTGGTTTTGTTAATGAAAAGATAGCAGGAGGATCAATTTTACCAAGTTGGCTAATGCATGCCACAGCTAACATCCTCTCTGGTTTAGTTTCTGCATTTTCTTTGCTTTGA
- a CDS encoding cysteine hydrolase family protein → MAKALISIDYTEDFVADHGKLTSGAPAQAISKAIDQVTRLAFDRGDYVFFTIDAHEEKDTFHPESKLFPPHNIIGTSGRNLYGSLADFYAEHGADSRVFWMDKRHYSAFSGTDLDIRLRERRVDTVILTGVLTDICVLHTAIDAYNLGYQIEIVKPAVASIWPENHQFALGHFKNTLGAKLLDENLAEIEL, encoded by the coding sequence ATGGCAAAGGCTTTAATTTCGATTGACTATACAGAGGATTTTGTAGCAGACCATGGAAAGCTAACTTCTGGCGCACCCGCTCAAGCAATATCAAAAGCCATTGATCAGGTAACTAGATTAGCTTTTGATCGTGGAGACTATGTCTTTTTTACCATTGATGCTCATGAAGAGAAGGATACATTCCACCCAGAAAGCAAGCTCTTTCCACCGCACAACATCATTGGAACTAGTGGGCGTAACCTTTATGGCTCCCTAGCTGATTTTTATGCTGAGCATGGGGCGGATAGTCGTGTCTTTTGGATGGACAAGCGTCACTATTCAGCTTTTTCAGGAACGGACTTAGATATCCGTTTGCGGGAACGTCGGGTTGATACTGTTATCTTAACTGGAGTCCTGACTGACATTTGCGTCCTTCATACGGCTATTGATGCTTATAATTTAGGTTATCAAATTGAGATTGTTAAGCCTGCAGTTGCCTCTATTTGGCCAGAAAATCATCAGTTTGCTCTTGGGCATTTTAAGAACACATTGGGAGCAAAATTACTGGATGAAAACCTTGCTGAAATTGAACTATAA
- the codY gene encoding GTP-sensing pleiotropic transcriptional regulator CodY: protein MAHLLEKTRKITSILKRSEEQLQDELPYNAITRQLADIIDCNACIVNNKGRLLGYFMRYKTNNDRVEQFFQTKTFPDVYVQGANMIYDTEANLPVEHDLTIFPVESRADFPDGLTTIAPIHVSGIRLGSLIIWRNDKKFEDEDLILVEIASTVVGIQLLNFQREEDEKNIRRRTAVTMAVNTLSYSELRAVSAILAELDGNEGQLTASVIADRIGITRSVIVNALRKLESAGIIESRSLGMKGTYLKVLIGDIFEEVKKRDY, encoded by the coding sequence ATGGCACATTTATTAGAAAAAACAAGAAAAATCACGTCTATTCTAAAGCGCTCTGAGGAGCAACTCCAAGATGAACTTCCTTACAATGCGATCACACGCCAGTTAGCAGATATTATTGACTGTAACGCTTGTATTGTGAATAACAAGGGACGTCTCTTGGGTTACTTTATGCGTTATAAGACCAATAATGACCGTGTAGAACAATTCTTCCAAACCAAAACCTTCCCTGACGTCTATGTACAAGGGGCAAACATGATCTATGATACGGAAGCCAATCTTCCTGTTGAACATGATTTGACCATTTTCCCTGTGGAGAGCCGTGCGGACTTTCCAGATGGGTTGACAACGATTGCTCCGATTCATGTATCAGGGATTCGCCTAGGTTCCTTGATCATTTGGCGCAATGATAAGAAGTTTGAAGATGAAGATTTGATCCTTGTCGAGATTGCCAGCACGGTAGTAGGGATTCAACTATTGAACTTCCAACGTGAAGAAGATGAGAAAAATATTCGCCGTCGTACGGCTGTTACCATGGCGGTCAATACCCTTTCCTATTCAGAACTTCGTGCCGTATCAGCTATTTTAGCTGAGTTGGATGGGAATGAAGGGCAGCTGACTGCATCAGTTATTGCAGATCGTATTGGCATTACGCGCTCAGTGATTGTCAATGCGCTTCGTAAATTGGAGTCGGCGGGAATTATTGAGAGCCGTTCACTCGGAATGAAGGGGACTTATCTCAAAGTTCTAATTGGTGATATTTTTGAGGAAGTGAAAAAGAGGGACTACTAA
- a CDS encoding DEAD/DEAH box helicase codes for MKFNEFNLSAELLAEIEKAGFVEASPIQEQTIPLALEGKDVIGQAQTGTGKTAAFGLPTLEKIRTEEATIQALVIAPTRELAVQSQEELFRFGRSKGVKVRSVYGGSSIEKQIKALKSGAHIVVGTPGRLLDLIKRKALKLQDIETLILDEADEMLNMGFLEDIEAIISRVPENRQTLLFSATMPDAIKRIGVQFMKDPEHVKIAAKELTTELVDQYYIRVKEQEKFDTMTRLMDVEQPELAIVFGRTKRRVDELTRGLKIRGFRAEGIHGDLDQNKRLRVLRDFKNGNLDVLVATDVAARGLDISGVTHVYNYDIPQDPESYVHRIGRTGRAGKSGQSITFVSPNEMGYLQIIENLTKKRMKGLKPATAEEAFQAKKQVALKKIERDFADEAIRGNFEKFAKDARKLAAEFSPEELAMYILSLTVQDPDSLPEVEIAREKPLPFKPSGNGFGGKGKGGRGDRRGDDRRDRDRRGNGHRDDFKKGSRGNDRFDKDRRYRNKDNRKPRNTSSEKKTGFVIRNKGDK; via the coding sequence GTGAAATTTAATGAATTTAACTTGTCTGCTGAATTGCTAGCAGAGATTGAAAAAGCTGGATTTGTAGAAGCCAGTCCCATCCAAGAACAGACCATTCCCTTGGCTCTCGAAGGAAAAGACGTTATCGGTCAAGCTCAGACTGGTACAGGAAAAACTGCAGCCTTTGGCTTGCCAACCCTTGAAAAAATCCGTACAGAAGAAGCGACCATCCAAGCCTTGGTCATCGCTCCAACTCGTGAACTCGCAGTTCAAAGCCAAGAAGAACTCTTCCGATTTGGCCGTAGCAAGGGAGTGAAAGTTCGCTCAGTTTACGGTGGTTCCAGCATTGAAAAACAAATCAAGGCCCTTAAATCTGGTGCCCATATCGTGGTAGGAACACCAGGCCGTCTCTTGGACTTGATTAAACGCAAGGCCTTGAAATTACAAGATATTGAAACCCTCATCCTTGACGAAGCGGATGAAATGCTCAATATGGGCTTCCTTGAAGACATTGAAGCCATCATTTCCCGTGTCCCTGAAAATCGTCAAACCTTGCTCTTTTCAGCAACCATGCCAGATGCTATCAAACGTATTGGTGTTCAGTTTATGAAAGACCCTGAGCATGTCAAAATTGCTGCCAAGGAATTGACAACAGAGCTGGTGGACCAGTACTATATCCGTGTCAAGGAACAAGAGAAATTTGATACCATGACACGTCTCATGGATGTGGAACAACCAGAACTTGCTATCGTATTTGGTCGTACCAAACGCCGTGTAGATGAATTGACTCGTGGTCTTAAAATCCGTGGCTTCCGTGCAGAAGGGATTCATGGTGATTTGGACCAAAACAAACGTCTTCGTGTCCTTCGTGATTTTAAAAATGGGAATCTTGATGTTCTAGTTGCGACAGACGTAGCAGCACGTGGTTTGGATATCTCAGGTGTGACCCACGTCTACAACTACGATATTCCACAAGATCCTGAAAGTTATGTTCACCGTATCGGTCGTACAGGTCGTGCTGGTAAGTCAGGTCAATCTATTACCTTTGTTTCTCCAAATGAAATGGGCTACCTTCAAATTATTGAAAACTTGACTAAGAAGCGCATGAAAGGCTTGAAACCAGCGACAGCAGAAGAAGCCTTCCAAGCTAAGAAACAAGTAGCGCTCAAGAAAATCGAACGAGACTTCGCAGACGAAGCCATTCGTGGGAACTTCGAGAAATTTGCTAAAGATGCTCGTAAGTTAGCTGCAGAATTTAGTCCAGAAGAATTGGCTATGTATATCTTGAGTCTGACAGTCCAAGATCCAGACAGCCTTCCTGAAGTGGAGATTGCGCGTGAAAAACCACTGCCATTTAAACCATCAGGTAATGGCTTTGGTGGCAAAGGCAAGGGAGGTCGAGGAGACCGTCGTGGAGATGACCGTCGAGATCGTGATCGCCGTGGCAATGGTCACCGTGATGATTTCAAGAAAGGCAGTCGTGGGAACGATCGTTTTGATAAAGACAGACGTTACCGTAATAAAGACAATAGAAAACCTCGCAACACTTCAAGCGAAAAGAAGACTGGCTTTGTTATTCGTAACAAAGGAGACAAATAG
- a CDS encoding OFA family MFS transporter, translating to MKSNRYIIAFAGVILHLMLGSTYAWSVYRNPIIEKTGWDQASVAFAFSLAIFCLGLSAAFMGRLVEKFGPRVMGSLSAFLYAGGNILTGFAIERQELWLLYLAYGILGGLGLGAGYITPVSTIIKWFPDKRGLATGLAIMGFGFASLLTSPIAQHLIAGVGLVETFYILGASYFIIMLLASQFIKRPNEQELAILSVSGKEKTASLTQGMAANQALKSNRFYILWIIFFINIACGLGLISAASPMAQEMAGLSTSHAAVMVGVLGIFNGFGRLLWASLSDYIGRPLTFSILLLVNLFFSLSLWLFTDSVLFVVAMSILMTCYGAGFSLIPAYLSDIFGTKELAALHGYILTAWAMAGLAGPILLAETYKIAHSYTQTLFVFLILYSIALALSYYLGRSIKKGNPKTAYMIFLKDSTIFCFSLVLY from the coding sequence ATGAAATCGAATCGTTATATTATTGCCTTTGCTGGGGTCATTTTACACTTAATGCTGGGTTCGACTTATGCTTGGAGTGTTTATCGCAACCCTATTATTGAAAAAACGGGATGGGATCAGGCTTCTGTTGCCTTTGCCTTTAGTCTAGCAATCTTTTGTTTGGGATTATCGGCTGCATTTATGGGGCGTTTGGTAGAAAAATTTGGTCCGAGAGTCATGGGGAGTCTATCTGCTTTTCTATACGCAGGTGGAAATATCTTAACAGGATTTGCAATAGAACGTCAGGAGCTGTGGTTGTTGTATCTCGCTTATGGCATTTTAGGTGGGCTTGGTTTGGGAGCAGGCTATATTACCCCTGTGTCAACGATTATAAAATGGTTTCCTGATAAACGTGGTCTCGCAACAGGTTTAGCGATTATGGGGTTTGGTTTTGCTTCTTTATTGACTAGTCCCATAGCGCAACATCTCATCGCAGGGGTAGGGCTTGTAGAAACTTTTTATATTTTAGGTGCAAGTTACTTTATTATCATGCTCCTAGCTTCACAATTCATTAAGCGTCCAAATGAGCAAGAGCTTGCAATTTTATCTGTTTCAGGGAAAGAAAAAACAGCCTCTTTGACGCAAGGAATGGCTGCGAATCAGGCCCTGAAAAGCAATCGGTTTTATATACTTTGGATTATTTTCTTTATCAACATAGCTTGTGGTTTAGGTTTAATTTCAGCGGCATCGCCAATGGCACAGGAGATGGCTGGTTTGTCTACAAGTCATGCAGCAGTAATGGTGGGCGTTTTAGGGATTTTCAATGGGTTTGGTCGTTTGCTCTGGGCTAGTTTATCTGACTATATCGGTCGCCCTCTAACCTTTAGTATATTACTGCTTGTCAATCTTTTCTTTTCTCTCTCACTTTGGCTCTTTACAGATTCCGTTTTATTTGTAGTCGCTATGTCTATTTTGATGACTTGCTATGGAGCTGGTTTTTCATTGATTCCGGCTTATCTCAGTGATATTTTTGGAACCAAGGAATTGGCCGCACTGCATGGATATATTTTAACAGCTTGGGCAATGGCTGGTTTAGCAGGGCCTATTTTATTAGCAGAGACTTATAAAATAGCTCATTCATACACACAAACCTTGTTCGTTTTTCTCATTTTATATAGTATAGCCTTGGCTTTGTCTTATTATCTAGGTCGTTCAATCAAAAAAGGAAATCCAAAAACCGCTTACATGATTTTCCTTAAGGATTCTACTATCTTTTGCTTCTCTCTTGTGTTATACTAG
- a CDS encoding FAD-containing oxidoreductase, which yields MLTYDLIVIGFGKAGKTLAGKLASAGKKVALVERSKAMYGGTCINIGCIPTKTLLVAAEKDLSFEEVIATKNTITSRLNGKNYATVAGTGVDIFDAEAHFLSNKVIEIQAGDEKQELTAETIVINTGAVSNVLPIPGLATSKNVFDSTGIQNLDKLPEKLGVLGGGNIGLEFAGLYNKLGSKVTVLDALDTFLPRAEPSIAALAKQYMEEDGIELLQNIRTTEIKNDSDQVLVVTENETYRFDALLYATGRKPNVEPLQLENTDIELTERGAIKVDKHCQTNVPGVFAVGDVNGGPQFTYISLDDFRVVYSYLAGDGSYTLEDRLNVPNTMFITPALSQVGLTENQAADLKLPYAVKEIPVAAMPRGHVNGDLRGAFKAVVNTETKEILGATIFSEGSQEIINIITVAMDNKIPYTYFTKQIFTHPTLAENLNDLFAI from the coding sequence ATGTTAACATATGATTTAATCGTTATTGGATTTGGTAAAGCTGGGAAAACACTAGCTGGTAAATTGGCTTCAGCTGGCAAAAAAGTTGCCCTGGTTGAACGTAGCAAAGCTATGTACGGTGGAACTTGTATCAACATCGGATGTATCCCAACTAAAACCTTGCTAGTTGCTGCTGAGAAAGACTTATCTTTTGAAGAAGTCATTGCTACCAAAAATACTATCACTAGTCGCCTCAACGGCAAAAACTATGCTACTGTTGCGGGAACAGGTGTAGATATCTTTGATGCGGAAGCTCACTTCCTTTCAAACAAAGTCATCGAAATCCAGGCTGGTGATGAAAAACAAGAACTGACTGCTGAAACTATCGTTATCAACACTGGTGCTGTTTCAAACGTCTTGCCAATCCCTGGACTTGCTACAAGCAAAAACGTCTTTGACTCAACAGGTATCCAAAACTTGGACAAATTGCCTGAAAAACTTGGTGTCCTTGGTGGCGGAAATATCGGTCTTGAATTTGCAGGCCTTTACAACAAACTTGGCAGCAAAGTTACAGTCCTAGATGCCTTGGATACTTTTCTACCTCGAGCAGAACCTTCCATCGCAGCTCTTGCTAAACAGTACATGGAAGAAGACGGTATTGAATTGCTTCAAAACATCCGTACTACTGAAATCAAAAACGACAGTGATCAAGTCCTTGTCGTAACTGAAAATGAAACCTACCGTTTCGACGCCCTTCTCTACGCAACTGGACGTAAGCCAAACGTAGAACCACTTCAACTTGAGAATACTGATATTGAACTAACAGAGCGTGGTGCTATCAAGGTCGACAAACATTGTCAAACAAACGTTCCTGGTGTCTTTGCAGTTGGAGACGTCAATGGTGGACCTCAATTTACCTACATTTCACTTGATGACTTCCGTGTTGTCTATAGTTACCTTGCTGGAGATGGCAGCTACACTCTTGAAGACCGTCTCAATGTGCCAAACACCATGTTCATCACACCTGCACTTTCACAAGTTGGTTTGACTGAAAACCAAGCAGCTGATTTGAAACTTCCATACGCTGTTAAGGAAATCCCTGTTGCTGCGATGCCTCGTGGTCATGTAAATGGCGACCTTCGAGGTGCCTTCAAAGCTGTTGTGAATACTGAAACCAAAGAAATTCTCGGTGCAACTATCTTCTCAGAAGGTTCACAAGAAATCATCAACATCATCACTGTTGCCATGGACAACAAGATTCCTTACACTTACTTCACAAAACAAATCTTCACTCACCCAACCTTGGCTGAGAACTTGAATGACTTGTTTGCGATTTAA